One Limimonas halophila genomic window carries:
- the glpX gene encoding class II fructose-bisphosphatase encodes MADSATLDRNLALDAVRVCEHAALATSRLTGRGDEKAADQMAVNAMRDALNEVAIDGTVVIGEGERDKAPMLYIGEQVGAGGPGVDIALDPLEGTTITAKGGANALAVLALAPQGTILNAPDTYMQKIAVGGDLPAGVVDLDADLEANLKALAEAKGKRVEDLSVCVLDRPRHSEIIDTIRRVGARAMLIKDGDVAGVIATTRFAGSVDMYIGTGGAPEGVLAASALACIGGQMQGRLVFRDDDERARAERWGITDFDRKYELPDMVSGDVIFTATGVTDGNMVHGVHWDGQRASTESVVMRAATGTVRHIRAEHDLRRKIWSHVNA; translated from the coding sequence ATGGCCGACAGCGCGACGCTCGACCGCAACCTTGCTCTCGATGCCGTTCGCGTGTGCGAGCACGCCGCCCTCGCCACCTCGCGCCTGACCGGGCGCGGCGACGAGAAGGCCGCGGACCAGATGGCCGTGAACGCCATGCGCGACGCGCTCAACGAGGTCGCCATCGACGGCACGGTGGTGATCGGCGAGGGCGAGCGCGACAAGGCGCCCATGCTCTACATCGGCGAGCAGGTGGGCGCCGGCGGCCCCGGCGTGGACATCGCCCTGGATCCGCTCGAAGGCACCACGATCACGGCCAAGGGCGGCGCGAACGCGCTCGCTGTCCTGGCGCTGGCGCCGCAGGGCACGATCCTGAACGCGCCCGACACCTACATGCAGAAGATCGCCGTGGGCGGCGACCTACCGGCCGGCGTGGTCGATCTGGACGCCGACCTGGAAGCCAACCTGAAGGCGCTGGCCGAGGCCAAGGGCAAGCGGGTGGAAGACCTGAGCGTCTGCGTGCTCGACCGGCCGCGGCACAGCGAGATCATCGACACCATCCGCCGTGTCGGCGCCCGCGCCATGTTGATCAAGGACGGCGACGTCGCCGGCGTCATCGCCACGACGCGCTTTGCCGGCTCGGTGGACATGTACATCGGCACCGGCGGCGCGCCGGAGGGCGTGCTGGCGGCCTCGGCGCTCGCCTGCATCGGGGGGCAGATGCAGGGCCGGCTGGTGTTCCGCGACGACGACGAGCGCGCGCGGGCCGAGCGCTGGGGCATCACCGACTTCGACCGCAAGTACGAGCTGCCGGACATGGTCAGCGGCGACGTCATCTTCACGGCGACCGGCGTTACCGACGGCAATATGGTGCACGGCGTGCATTGGGACGGCCAGCGCGCCAGCACGGAGTCCGTGGTCATGCGCGCGGCCACCGGCACGGTGCGCCACATCCGGGCCGAACACGATCTGCGCCGCAAGATCTGGTCGCACGTGAACGCCTGA
- a CDS encoding homoserine dehydrogenase: MSEPLRIGVAGLGVVGTGTLTVLERHHELIADRCGRPAMVTAVSARDRRKERGVDLSAVRWFDDPTAMASDPEIDVVVELIGGEAGVAKDVVETALAHGKHVVTANKAMLAHAGTELAGRAEESGAVLACEAAVCGGIPAIKTVREGLAGNAVEAIYGILNGSSNYILTTMRETGREFGEVLADTQKLGYAEADPSLDVDGIDAAHKLAILTALAFNTRVDYEGIHVEGIREVSALDINYAEELGYRIKLLGIARRADGGIEQRVHPCMVPKSAPIANVEGVNNAVVAEGDFVGNILTEGAGAGAGPTASAVVADIMDIARGTNLPTFAVPASNLHPLASRGMHEHQGGYYLRLMCLDRPGVLTEITAALRDEAISVESMVQRGRGPSGEPVPIVITTHETREAGMMRALKAIEQLDAVLEAPRLIRIENP; the protein is encoded by the coding sequence GTGAGTGAACCGCTGCGCATCGGCGTGGCCGGTCTCGGCGTGGTGGGAACCGGCACGCTGACGGTCCTGGAGCGCCATCACGAACTCATCGCCGACCGCTGCGGCCGGCCCGCGATGGTTACGGCCGTGTCCGCGCGCGACCGGCGCAAGGAGCGGGGAGTCGACCTCTCCGCCGTGCGCTGGTTCGACGACCCGACCGCCATGGCCAGCGACCCCGAGATCGACGTCGTCGTCGAGTTGATCGGCGGCGAGGCCGGTGTGGCGAAGGATGTCGTGGAAACCGCGCTCGCCCACGGCAAGCACGTCGTCACCGCCAACAAGGCCATGCTCGCCCATGCGGGCACGGAGCTGGCCGGCCGCGCCGAGGAATCGGGCGCCGTGCTGGCGTGCGAGGCAGCCGTGTGCGGCGGCATTCCCGCCATCAAGACGGTGCGCGAGGGCCTCGCCGGCAATGCCGTCGAGGCGATCTACGGCATCCTCAACGGCAGCTCCAACTACATCCTGACGACGATGCGCGAGACGGGCCGGGAATTCGGCGAGGTGCTCGCCGACACCCAGAAGCTCGGCTACGCCGAGGCCGATCCCAGCCTGGACGTCGACGGGATCGACGCCGCGCACAAGCTCGCGATCCTCACCGCGCTCGCCTTCAACACCCGGGTCGACTACGAGGGCATCCACGTCGAGGGCATCCGCGAGGTGAGCGCGCTCGACATCAACTACGCCGAAGAGCTGGGCTACCGCATCAAACTGCTCGGCATCGCGCGCCGGGCCGACGGCGGCATCGAGCAGCGCGTCCACCCCTGCATGGTGCCCAAGAGCGCGCCCATCGCGAACGTCGAGGGCGTGAACAACGCCGTCGTCGCCGAAGGCGACTTCGTCGGCAACATCCTCACCGAGGGCGCGGGCGCCGGCGCCGGGCCGACAGCGTCGGCCGTGGTCGCGGACATCATGGACATCGCGCGCGGCACGAACCTGCCGACCTTCGCCGTGCCCGCCTCGAACCTGCATCCGTTGGCCTCGCGCGGCATGCACGAGCACCAGGGTGGCTACTATCTCCGCCTGATGTGCCTGGACCGGCCCGGTGTGCTAACGGAGATCACAGCGGCACTGCGCGACGAGGCGATCTCGGTGGAATCCATGGTTCAGCGCGGCCGCGGCCCCTCGGGCGAGCCGGTGCCGATCGTCATCACCACGCACGAAACCCGCGAGGCGGGCATGATGCGGGCGCTGAAGGCGATTGAGCAACTCGATGCCGTGCTGGAGGCGCCGCGCCTGATCCGGATCGAGAATCCCTGA
- the recJ gene encoding single-stranded-DNA-specific exonuclease RecJ → MSEAVASERPAVLGVERSVSGKRWYARGDDDRLARALAQRLGVSELVGRVMAGRGVGLAEAENFLNPSLRSDLPDPAGFQDMDRAAARLVEAAQRGESVALFADYDVDGATSAALLNRFLRHVGLTPRIYVPDRIAEGYGPNEAAVETLHNEGHSLIVCLDCGITAFEPLQHAQRLGVDTIVVDHHQAEPHLPPAVAVVNPNRLDESGAHGQLAAVGVTFLTVVALNRALRQAGFYGASRPEPDLRRWLDLVALGTVADVVPLTGVNRALVARGLDVAARRGNPGLAALGDLARLDERPTPFHCGFVLGPRINAGGRIGRADMGARLLSTDRPGEAAEIAGELDRLNTERKEMESAVLDAAMAQVDQADALPPGLVLVAGSGWHPGVIGIVASRLVERYQRPAIVVAFDEEGRGQGSGRSVPGVDLGAAVIAARQAGVLDAGGGHPMAAGLSVSADKLRAAQDFLTERLSSALAASGYVPSMSLDGTVRPRGATLDTVRALEDLGPYGTGNPEPRFAVADARVVGADVVGGNHVRCTLTDETGARLKAIAFRAVDEPVGQALLNTRGGTVHVAGKLRLDRWAGRNGVQLIVDDVATSGS, encoded by the coding sequence ATGTCGGAAGCGGTCGCGTCTGAGCGCCCCGCGGTTCTGGGGGTCGAACGCTCGGTTTCTGGCAAGCGCTGGTATGCGCGCGGCGACGACGACCGGCTCGCCCGTGCCCTGGCGCAGCGCCTCGGGGTGTCCGAGCTGGTCGGGCGCGTCATGGCGGGCCGGGGCGTCGGGCTCGCGGAGGCCGAGAATTTCCTGAACCCCTCGCTGCGCAGCGACCTGCCCGATCCCGCCGGCTTTCAGGACATGGATCGCGCCGCCGCGCGGCTGGTCGAGGCCGCACAGCGCGGCGAGTCCGTGGCGCTCTTCGCCGACTACGACGTGGACGGTGCCACCTCCGCGGCACTGCTGAACCGCTTCCTGCGCCATGTCGGGCTCACGCCCCGCATCTACGTGCCCGACCGCATCGCCGAAGGCTACGGTCCCAACGAAGCCGCCGTCGAAACGCTGCACAATGAGGGGCACAGCCTGATCGTCTGCCTCGACTGCGGCATCACGGCGTTCGAACCCCTCCAGCACGCCCAGCGGCTCGGCGTCGACACGATCGTCGTGGATCACCACCAGGCCGAGCCGCACCTGCCGCCGGCCGTTGCGGTTGTGAACCCGAACCGGCTCGACGAGTCCGGCGCACACGGCCAGCTCGCAGCCGTCGGTGTGACCTTCCTCACGGTGGTCGCGCTCAACCGCGCGCTGCGACAGGCCGGGTTCTACGGGGCGAGCCGGCCGGAACCGGATCTGCGCCGCTGGTTGGATCTGGTGGCGCTTGGCACCGTCGCCGACGTCGTGCCGCTCACAGGGGTCAACCGGGCGCTCGTGGCGCGCGGGCTGGACGTGGCGGCGCGCCGCGGCAATCCCGGACTGGCGGCGCTGGGCGATCTGGCGCGGCTGGACGAGCGGCCCACGCCGTTTCACTGCGGCTTCGTGCTGGGTCCGCGCATCAACGCGGGGGGCCGCATCGGGCGCGCGGACATGGGCGCTCGACTGCTGTCCACGGACCGTCCCGGCGAGGCAGCCGAGATCGCGGGCGAGCTGGACCGCCTGAACACCGAGCGCAAGGAGATGGAGTCCGCCGTCCTCGACGCCGCGATGGCGCAGGTCGATCAGGCGGACGCGCTGCCGCCGGGCCTGGTGCTCGTCGCCGGCTCGGGCTGGCACCCGGGGGTCATCGGCATCGTCGCCAGCCGGCTGGTGGAACGCTATCAGCGCCCGGCCATTGTGGTGGCGTTCGACGAGGAGGGACGCGGGCAGGGGTCCGGCCGCTCGGTACCGGGCGTGGACCTCGGCGCAGCGGTCATCGCGGCCCGGCAGGCCGGTGTGCTGGACGCCGGCGGCGGCCACCCCATGGCGGCCGGACTATCGGTTTCCGCCGACAAGCTCCGGGCCGCCCAGGATTTCCTGACGGAGCGACTCAGCAGCGCGCTCGCGGCCAGCGGCTATGTGCCCTCGATGTCGCTGGACGGCACGGTGCGCCCGCGGGGCGCCACGCTCGACACCGTGCGCGCGCTCGAGGACCTCGGCCCGTACGGCACGGGCAACCCGGAGCCGCGATTCGCCGTCGCCGACGCGCGCGTGGTGGGAGCCGACGTGGTGGGCGGCAACCACGTGCGCTGCACGCTCACGGACGAGACGGGGGCGCGCCTGAAGGCCATCGCGTTCCGCGCCGTCGACGAGCCGGTCGGGCAGGCGCTTCTGAACACACGCGGCGGCACGGTTCACGTCGCGGGAAAGTTGCGTTTGGACCGGTGGGCGGGCCGCAACGGCGTGCAGCTGATCGTCGACGACGTCGCGACGTCGGGAAGCTAG
- a CDS encoding LL-diaminopimelate aminotransferase produces the protein MENEFHRIKRLPPYVFAEVNALKANARRRGEDVVDFGMGNPDQPPPQHIIDKLTESVQNPNVHGYSNSRGIPGLRRAQAAYYQRRFGVELDPEREIIVNIGSKEGLANLAQAITSPGDVLLVPNPSYPIHAFGFIIAGAAVRALPVAGFDDDEAAFRRAFMEQMKRAVRHSVPKPLAVVLNFPNNPTARTVDLDFYGEVVEFCRHHGIYIISDVAYAEVYFDVDPPPSILQIPGAREVAVEFSSLSKSYSMPGWRVGFCAGNEKLINALGRVKSYVDYGAFTPIQVAATAALNGPQDCLDEMRERYRARRDLLINGLNAAGWPVKAPPASMFAWAPIPEPFRHMGSLAFSKYLLEQANVAVSPGVGFGEYGDNYVRLALVENKHRTRQAVRNIKLFMRRELGYQTRADGQSQKDRKVAL, from the coding sequence ATGGAAAACGAGTTTCACCGGATCAAGCGCCTTCCGCCCTATGTGTTCGCCGAGGTGAACGCGCTGAAAGCGAACGCACGCCGGCGCGGCGAGGACGTTGTCGACTTCGGGATGGGCAATCCCGACCAACCGCCGCCCCAGCACATCATCGACAAACTGACGGAGTCGGTGCAGAACCCGAACGTTCACGGGTATTCCAACTCGCGCGGCATCCCCGGCCTGCGCCGGGCCCAAGCGGCGTATTACCAACGCCGGTTCGGGGTCGAGCTGGACCCGGAGCGCGAGATCATCGTCAACATCGGCTCCAAGGAAGGGTTGGCGAACCTGGCCCAGGCGATCACCAGCCCGGGCGACGTCCTGCTGGTGCCGAACCCAAGCTATCCCATTCACGCCTTCGGCTTCATCATCGCCGGAGCGGCCGTGCGGGCGCTGCCGGTCGCCGGGTTCGACGACGACGAGGCGGCCTTCCGCCGCGCGTTCATGGAGCAGATGAAGCGCGCCGTGCGGCATTCCGTGCCCAAGCCGTTGGCGGTGGTGCTCAACTTCCCGAACAACCCGACGGCGCGCACGGTCGATCTGGACTTCTACGGCGAGGTGGTGGAGTTCTGCCGCCACCACGGCATCTACATCATTTCCGACGTCGCCTACGCCGAGGTCTACTTCGACGTGGACCCGCCGCCGTCGATCCTGCAGATCCCTGGCGCGCGCGAGGTGGCCGTCGAGTTCTCCTCGCTGTCGAAGAGCTACTCCATGCCCGGCTGGCGCGTCGGCTTCTGCGCCGGCAACGAGAAGTTGATCAACGCGCTGGGCCGCGTGAAGTCGTACGTGGACTACGGCGCCTTCACACCCATCCAGGTCGCGGCGACGGCGGCGCTGAACGGTCCGCAGGACTGCCTGGACGAGATGCGCGAGCGCTATCGCGCCCGCCGCGACCTGCTGATCAATGGGCTCAACGCCGCGGGCTGGCCGGTCAAGGCACCGCCGGCATCGATGTTCGCCTGGGCGCCCATTCCCGAGCCGTTCCGCCACATGGGCTCGCTGGCCTTTTCGAAGTACCTGCTGGAGCAGGCGAACGTCGCGGTCAGCCCGGGCGTCGGCTTCGGCGAGTACGGCGACAACTACGTCCGCCTCGCCCTCGTGGAGAACAAGCACCGCACGCGCCAGGCCGTCCGCAACATCAAACTTTTCATGCGCCGTGAACTGGGCTACCAGACACGGGCCGACGGCCAGTCCCAGAAAGACAGGAAGGTGGCCCTGTGA